In Bubalus kerabau isolate K-KA32 ecotype Philippines breed swamp buffalo chromosome 4, PCC_UOA_SB_1v2, whole genome shotgun sequence, one DNA window encodes the following:
- the CA9 gene encoding carbonic anhydrase 9, with protein MEISARSSLRFVQPCDPWNSLALSSRHNQNCACATTATPAEGGAGPGSPASHRAVQLSLPSGLKMALGPGQEYRALQLHLHWGAAGRPGSEHTVDGHRFPAEIHVVHLSTAFEEFDEALGRPGGLAVLAAFLQEGPEENSAYEQLLSRLGEITEKDSETWVPGLDVSALLPSDLSRYFRYEGSLTTPPCAQGVIWTVFNQTVKLSAKQLHTLSDSLWGPDDSRLQLNFRATQPLNGRIIEASFPAGVDGSPRTVEPVHLNSCLAAGDILALVFGLLFAVTSIAFLVQMRRQQRHPSETKGSVSYHPAEVTETVA; from the exons ATGGAG ATATCCGCCCGGAGCTCACTGCGTTTTGTCCAGCCCTGCGACCCCTGGAATTCCTTGGCTTTGAGCTCCCGCCACAACCAAAACTGCGCCTGTGCAACAACGGCCACACCG GCTGAGGGTGGGGCGGGCCCCGGTTCACCTGCCTCTCACCGCGCAGTGCAGCTGAGTCTGCCTTCCGGGCTGAAGATGGCCTTGGGTCCCGGGCAGGAGTACCGGGCCCTGCAGTTACATTTACACTGGGGGGCCGCGGGTCGCCCGGGCTCGGAACACACGGTTGATGGTCACCGTTTTCCTGCCGAG ATTCACGTGGTTCACCTCAGCACTGCATTTGAGGAATTTGACGAGGCTTTGGGGCGCCCAGGGGGCTTGGCCGTCTTGGCCGCCTTTCTGCAG GAAGGCCCAGAAGAAAACAGTGCCTATGAACAGTTGCTGTCACGTTTGGGAGAAATCACCGAGAAAG ACTCTGAGACTTGGGTCCCAGGACTGGATGTATCTGCACTGCTGCCCTCTGACCTCAGCCGCTACTTCCGATATGAGGGGTCTCTCACCACACCCCCCTGTGCCCAGGGGGTCATCTGGACTGTGTTCAACCAGACAGTAAAGCTGAGTGCTAAGCAG ctccacaccctctctgacTCCCTGTGGGGACCTGATGACTCTCGGCTGCAGCTGAACTTCCGAGCTACGCAGCCTTTGAATGGGCGAATAATTGAGGCCTCCTTCCCCGCTGGCGTGGATGGCAGCCCTAGGACTGTTGAACCAG TCCACCTGAATTCCTGTCTCGCTGCTG gcGACATCCTGGCCCTAGTTTTTGGCCTCCTCTTTGCTGTTACCAGCATCGCCTTCCTTGTGCAAATGAGAAGGCAGCAAAG ACATCCAAGTGAGACCAAAGGGAGTGTTAGCTACCACCCAGCAGAGGTCACCGAGACTGTTGCCTAG